In a single window of the Coffea eugenioides isolate CCC68of chromosome 3, Ceug_1.0, whole genome shotgun sequence genome:
- the LOC113765824 gene encoding glutathione transferase GST 23-like, whose amino-acid sequence MEENQGVKLLGFWVSPYVLRVKWALKLKGIEYEYIEEDVFNKSPLLLKLNPVKGQVPVLVHDGKPIPESIVILEYIDEVWKHSPLLPQDPYERANSRFWAKFAAEKLQAYAWEALCSRGEDHERAIKASMEALEKMEKELNGKKFFGGDKIGFVDLVAGFISYQLPVYEEIVSMKILDSSKFPAITNWINNFLNHPLIKEELPPKHKMLAYFSNRRNVILVQNSSNK is encoded by the exons ATGGAAGAAAATCAGGGAGTGAAGCTCTTGGGATTTTGGGTGAGCCCATATGTTCTAAGAGTGAAGTGGGCACTGAAACTGAAGGGGATAGAGTATGAATACATTGAAGAAGACGTATTCAACAAGAGCCCTTTACTTTTGAAGCTGAATCCTGTTAAGGGACAAGTTCCTGTGCTAGTTCATGATGGAAAACCAATACCAGAGTCAATTGTAATCCTGGAATATATTGATGAAGTGTGGAAACATAGTCCTTTGTTGCCTCAAGATCCTTATGAAAGAGCCAATTCTCGTTTCTGGGCTAAATTTGCTGCAGAAAAG CTTCAAGCATATGCATGGGAAGCTCTATGTTCAAGAGGTGAAGACCACGAAAGAGCCATAAAAGCATCTATGGAGGCCTTGGAGAAGATGGAAAAGGAGCTAAATGGGAAAAAGTTTTTTGGAGGAGATAAAATTGGTTTTGTAGACCTTGTGGCTGGCTTCATTTCTTACCAACTCCCCGTGTACGAGGAAATTGTTTCGATGAAAATTCTTGACTCGTCAAAATTCCCAGCTATCACAAACTGGATCAATAATTTTCTCAACCACCCTCTGATTAAGGAAGAGTTGCCACCAAAGCATAAGATGCttgcttacttttccaaccGACGCAACGTTATACTGGTTCAGAATTCATCAAACAAGTGA
- the LOC113764669 gene encoding 11S globulin subunit beta-like isoform X1, protein MANSHMVSLALYVLLLFLGCLAQLGRPQPRIWQGLEELQEQRLRGKTQCNIQKLNAQEPSFRFPSEAGLTEFWDSNNPEFGCAGVEFERNTVQPKGLRLPHYSNVPKFVYVVEGTGVQGTVIPGCAETFESQGESFWGGQEQPGKGQEGQEQGSKGGQEQQGKSQGHEGRRQRFPDRHQKLRRFQKGDVLILLPGFTQWTYNDGDVPLVTVALLDVANEANQLDLQSRKFFLAGNPQMEIESQGQQGQQGQQGQKGQGKEGQQQQHRNIFSGFDDQLLADAFNVDLKIIQKLKGPKDQRGSTVRAEKLQLFLPEYSEQEQQPQQQQEQQQGWRSNGLEETLCTVKLTENIGLPQEADVFNPRAGRITTVNSQKIPILSRLQLSAERGFLYSNAIFAPHWNINAHSALYVIRGNARIQVVDHKGNKVFDDEVKQGQLIIVPQYFAVIKKAGNQGFEYVAFKTNDNAMINPLVGRLSAFRAIPAEVLRSSFQISSEEAEELKYGRQEALLLSEQSQQGKIGVA, encoded by the exons ATGGCTAACTCTCATATGGTTTCTCTTGCCTTGTACGTTCTTCTCTTGTTCCTCGGCTGTTTGGCTCAACTAGGGAGACCACAGCCAAGAATATGGCAGGGACTTGAAGAGCTGCAAGAGCAAAGGCTCAGGGGTAAAACTCAGTGCAATATTCAGAAGCTTAATGCACAAGAACCATCCTTCAGGTTCCCATCAGAGGCTGGTTTAACTGAATTCTGGGATTCTAATAATCCAGAATTTGGGTGCGCTGGTGTGGAATTTGAGCGTAACACTGTCCAACCTAAGGGCCTTCGTTTGCCTCATTACTCTAACGTGCCTAAATTCGTCTACGTTGTCGAAG GTACCGGTGTTCAAGGCACTGTGATCCCTGGTTGTGCTGAAACATTTGAATCCCAGGGTGAATCATTTTGGGGTGGTCAGGAACAGCCGGGCAAAGGGCAAGAAGGCCAAGAGCAAGGTTCCAAAGGTGGTCAGGAACAACAGGGCAAAAGCCAAGGACATGAAGGGCGAAGGCAAAGGTTTCCAGACCGCCATCAGAAGCTCAGAAGGTTCCAAAAAGGAGATGTCCTTATATTGCTTCCTGGTTTCACTCAGTGGACATATAATGATGGAGATGTTCCACTTGTCACCGTCGCACTTCTTGATGTTGCCAATGAGGCTAATCAGCTTGATTTGCAGTCCAGG AAATTTTTCCTAGCCGGAAACCCGCAAATGGAAATTGAGTCCCAGGGTCAACAAGGACAACAGGGGCAACAGGGACAGAAGGGCCAGGGAAAGGAAGGCCAGCAGCAGCAGCATAGAAACATCTTCTCAGGATTTGATGACCAACTTTTGGCTGATGCTTTCAATGTTGACCTCAAAATAATACAGAAATTGAAGGGTCCGAAAGATCAAAGGGGTAGCACAGTCCGAGCTGAAAAACTTCAACTGTTCCTGCCTGAATATAGTGAGCAAGAGCAACAACCCCAACAACAGCAGGAGCAGCAACAAGGATGGAGATCCAATGGACTTGAGGAAACTTTGTGCACGGTGAAGCTTACGGAAAACATTGGCCTCCCCCAAGAGGCTGATGTATTCAATCCTCGTGCTGGCCGCATTACCACTGTTAATAGCCAAAAGATTCCTATCCTCAGCAGGCTCCAACTTAGTGCAGAAAGAGGATTCCTCTACAGC AATGCCATTTTTGCACCACACTGGAATATCAATGCACATAGTGCCCTGTATGTGATTAGAGGAAATGCAAGAATTCAGGTGGTGGATCACAAAGGAAACAAAGTTTTTGACGATGAAGTAAAACAGGGTCAGCTAATAATTGTGCCACAATACTTTGCTGTGATCAAGAAAGCTGGAAACCAAGGATTTGAGTATGTTGCATTCAAGACGAACGACAATGCCATGATTAACCCACTTGTTGGAAGACTTTCGGCATTTCGAGCAATTCCTGCGGAAGTTTTGAGGAGCTctttccaaatttccagcgaGGAAGCTGAGGAATTGAAGTATGGAAGACAGGAGGCTTTGCTTTTGAGTGAGCAGTCTCAGCAGGGAAAAATAGGAGTTGCTTGA
- the LOC113764669 gene encoding cocosin 1-like isoform X2, which yields MANSHMVSLALYVLLLFLGCLAQLGRPQPRLRGKTQCNIQKLNAQEPSFRFPSEAGLTEFWDSNNPEFGCAGVEFERNTVQPKGLRLPHYSNVPKFVYVVEGTGVQGTVIPGCAETFESQGESFWGGQEQPGKGQEGQEQGSKGGQEQQGKSQGHEGRRQRFPDRHQKLRRFQKGDVLILLPGFTQWTYNDGDVPLVTVALLDVANEANQLDLQSRKFFLAGNPQMEIESQGQQGQQGQQGQKGQGKEGQQQQHRNIFSGFDDQLLADAFNVDLKIIQKLKGPKDQRGSTVRAEKLQLFLPEYSEQEQQPQQQQEQQQGWRSNGLEETLCTVKLTENIGLPQEADVFNPRAGRITTVNSQKIPILSRLQLSAERGFLYSNAIFAPHWNINAHSALYVIRGNARIQVVDHKGNKVFDDEVKQGQLIIVPQYFAVIKKAGNQGFEYVAFKTNDNAMINPLVGRLSAFRAIPAEVLRSSFQISSEEAEELKYGRQEALLLSEQSQQGKIGVA from the exons ATGGCTAACTCTCATATGGTTTCTCTTGCCTTGTACGTTCTTCTCTTGTTCCTCGGCTGTTTGGCTCAACTAGGGAGACCACAGCC AAGGCTCAGGGGTAAAACTCAGTGCAATATTCAGAAGCTTAATGCACAAGAACCATCCTTCAGGTTCCCATCAGAGGCTGGTTTAACTGAATTCTGGGATTCTAATAATCCAGAATTTGGGTGCGCTGGTGTGGAATTTGAGCGTAACACTGTCCAACCTAAGGGCCTTCGTTTGCCTCATTACTCTAACGTGCCTAAATTCGTCTACGTTGTCGAAG GTACCGGTGTTCAAGGCACTGTGATCCCTGGTTGTGCTGAAACATTTGAATCCCAGGGTGAATCATTTTGGGGTGGTCAGGAACAGCCGGGCAAAGGGCAAGAAGGCCAAGAGCAAGGTTCCAAAGGTGGTCAGGAACAACAGGGCAAAAGCCAAGGACATGAAGGGCGAAGGCAAAGGTTTCCAGACCGCCATCAGAAGCTCAGAAGGTTCCAAAAAGGAGATGTCCTTATATTGCTTCCTGGTTTCACTCAGTGGACATATAATGATGGAGATGTTCCACTTGTCACCGTCGCACTTCTTGATGTTGCCAATGAGGCTAATCAGCTTGATTTGCAGTCCAGG AAATTTTTCCTAGCCGGAAACCCGCAAATGGAAATTGAGTCCCAGGGTCAACAAGGACAACAGGGGCAACAGGGACAGAAGGGCCAGGGAAAGGAAGGCCAGCAGCAGCAGCATAGAAACATCTTCTCAGGATTTGATGACCAACTTTTGGCTGATGCTTTCAATGTTGACCTCAAAATAATACAGAAATTGAAGGGTCCGAAAGATCAAAGGGGTAGCACAGTCCGAGCTGAAAAACTTCAACTGTTCCTGCCTGAATATAGTGAGCAAGAGCAACAACCCCAACAACAGCAGGAGCAGCAACAAGGATGGAGATCCAATGGACTTGAGGAAACTTTGTGCACGGTGAAGCTTACGGAAAACATTGGCCTCCCCCAAGAGGCTGATGTATTCAATCCTCGTGCTGGCCGCATTACCACTGTTAATAGCCAAAAGATTCCTATCCTCAGCAGGCTCCAACTTAGTGCAGAAAGAGGATTCCTCTACAGC AATGCCATTTTTGCACCACACTGGAATATCAATGCACATAGTGCCCTGTATGTGATTAGAGGAAATGCAAGAATTCAGGTGGTGGATCACAAAGGAAACAAAGTTTTTGACGATGAAGTAAAACAGGGTCAGCTAATAATTGTGCCACAATACTTTGCTGTGATCAAGAAAGCTGGAAACCAAGGATTTGAGTATGTTGCATTCAAGACGAACGACAATGCCATGATTAACCCACTTGTTGGAAGACTTTCGGCATTTCGAGCAATTCCTGCGGAAGTTTTGAGGAGCTctttccaaatttccagcgaGGAAGCTGAGGAATTGAAGTATGGAAGACAGGAGGCTTTGCTTTTGAGTGAGCAGTCTCAGCAGGGAAAAATAGGAGTTGCTTGA